The following proteins come from a genomic window of Gimesia chilikensis:
- a CDS encoding CHAT domain-containing protein: MTPLSPNSVLLRILCQALLLTLPVSLLAQENKPTIQQYVVIDNTADVYEGKQVVTRLKQGSTVWGFQENQGWLLIKIPGSSKRGWTQGTHLQVRQLDPQQAQQWKRQADAAATQVRKLASKKQYQPALKAARESVEEHRRLYGDEHPQTLNELIAVGWLTAMTGQTAEGRKQIETAVATQEALFAPNSPALAGAYHLAARFALDIDQDYALNNYQRLFDLYDKIYQVAPAENIRKHREIVTSLIRAGKYPLAKKYAEKTWKLVETNQLTQTETAFLVMSDQAAIAQRLNRSAEAARLYRTILELPTDQISGQARGLTHNLLGQVLISQDKRREAAKEWEQALPLYEQHYGTDHLGTASLLHDAGWNQFLLGEPTRGRTLLERALAIRAAQLPADNLQTALTHSQLGYLCSQAGDHASALAHFRKGVEIAEAAGGTDSLTVASYYSALGFGLGAIGDPSASDYLERSVKLYQNSPQKFSMGAADAYRRLGEDLLHRDKLTQALPHLQRALKSFEQQNRPLYAAITLSTIARVYLKQGQLDAALENCEQALKKRMPIQGLRHQQVSQLRLLIARIHQQRNELAQALSLAQEVSEIASQDLGAHPLTVQAFSDLAQYQYVSGQVDVALESSDKARRLSRRHIREQLPFLSDTHQLSYLNRKDRPSLHQSLAMAWQQQAESASIKQSAEWMINGKATSHEALSLQHRLHRIAAQTGRLEKLDAAITGIQAASAVGSQVPRNSEINDRITRLKSELNLKADQALSGQAWVTHQSVQQVLKPETVLIDFIRLQIPAELSDDQSKESRYVAWITSAGEEPVQIIDIGPAGPIDAQINAASQELQSSVTLIVSQGEAKATEACNAALQQISQKLWSPLPDSVKQSRNIIISPDASLWLVPWAALSVQGEPLIKSHQLRLVVSGRDLLPSDETASANAPLIVADPDFETKVSAPDQSPAPPAIETRGSAIFKNFSPVPRLKFAAAEAASITPAINQLCGRPPVVLTGKQATEQAVKKASSPEIMVLTTHGIFLPSDNNATTSEFTFDSEPRTELNNPLLRSGLLFAGFNESTSGSDGVLTGAEILETDLEHTDLVVMSACDTALGEINNGEGVAGLRQSFQLAGVNSVVASLWKIEDRQTAFLMKDFFEHLAAGKTKSEALRQAQLNRIESRQERNGAAHPFFWAAFTLTGSD; this comes from the coding sequence ATGACACCTCTCTCCCCAAACTCAGTTTTACTGCGAATTCTCTGCCAGGCACTCCTGCTGACATTACCCGTTTCATTGCTGGCCCAGGAGAACAAGCCAACCATTCAGCAATATGTAGTGATTGATAATACCGCGGACGTCTACGAAGGAAAGCAGGTCGTCACCCGTCTGAAGCAGGGCAGCACCGTCTGGGGCTTCCAGGAGAATCAGGGCTGGCTGCTGATCAAAATTCCTGGTTCCTCGAAGCGGGGCTGGACACAGGGAACTCATTTGCAGGTGCGTCAACTGGATCCCCAACAGGCACAACAATGGAAACGACAGGCCGACGCTGCAGCCACCCAGGTGAGAAAGCTGGCGAGCAAGAAACAGTATCAGCCAGCCCTCAAAGCCGCCCGAGAGTCCGTTGAGGAGCATCGCCGCCTCTACGGCGACGAACATCCGCAGACGCTCAATGAACTCATCGCGGTCGGCTGGCTGACAGCCATGACGGGACAGACAGCCGAAGGACGTAAGCAGATTGAAACAGCAGTCGCCACCCAGGAAGCCCTCTTCGCTCCCAACAGCCCTGCTCTGGCGGGTGCCTATCATCTGGCAGCCCGCTTTGCCCTCGATATCGATCAAGACTATGCCTTAAACAACTATCAGCGACTGTTTGATCTTTACGACAAGATTTACCAGGTTGCCCCGGCCGAAAACATCAGGAAACATCGTGAAATCGTGACCTCCCTGATCCGGGCCGGCAAGTATCCTCTGGCGAAAAAGTATGCAGAGAAAACCTGGAAGCTGGTTGAAACGAATCAACTGACGCAGACCGAAACCGCCTTTCTGGTCATGTCAGATCAGGCGGCAATCGCGCAGCGTCTCAATCGCTCCGCTGAAGCGGCGCGCCTCTATCGAACAATTCTGGAATTACCCACGGATCAGATCAGCGGCCAGGCCCGAGGGCTGACGCATAATCTACTGGGACAGGTCCTGATCTCGCAGGACAAGCGACGGGAAGCCGCTAAAGAATGGGAGCAGGCCCTGCCTCTTTATGAACAACATTATGGAACCGATCATCTCGGCACAGCCAGCCTATTGCATGACGCCGGCTGGAATCAATTTCTGTTAGGAGAACCAACCCGGGGCAGAACTTTGCTGGAACGGGCACTGGCAATTCGTGCCGCACAACTCCCTGCAGACAATCTGCAAACCGCTCTCACACATTCCCAGCTTGGTTACCTCTGTTCTCAAGCGGGAGATCACGCCAGTGCGCTGGCTCACTTTCGCAAAGGCGTCGAGATCGCCGAAGCAGCGGGCGGAACCGATTCCCTTACGGTCGCGTCCTATTACAGTGCACTCGGATTTGGACTGGGCGCGATTGGCGATCCCAGCGCCTCCGATTATCTCGAACGGAGTGTGAAGCTCTATCAGAACAGTCCGCAGAAGTTTTCCATGGGAGCAGCAGATGCCTACCGCCGCTTAGGCGAAGACCTGCTTCACCGAGACAAGCTGACACAGGCGCTGCCTCATCTGCAACGCGCATTAAAAAGTTTTGAGCAGCAGAACCGTCCACTGTATGCCGCGATCACCCTCTCCACCATTGCCCGCGTTTACCTGAAACAGGGGCAACTTGATGCAGCCCTCGAAAACTGCGAACAGGCATTGAAGAAACGGATGCCCATTCAGGGACTCAGACACCAGCAGGTCTCACAATTACGCTTACTGATAGCACGGATCCACCAGCAACGAAACGAACTGGCACAAGCATTGTCCCTGGCGCAGGAAGTCAGTGAAATCGCCAGCCAGGACCTCGGCGCACATCCCCTGACCGTCCAGGCATTTTCCGATTTGGCGCAATATCAATATGTGTCCGGTCAGGTTGATGTGGCATTGGAATCCAGCGACAAGGCACGCCGATTATCGCGCCGCCATATCAGGGAGCAGCTGCCATTCCTGAGTGATACACATCAGTTAAGTTACCTGAACCGGAAGGACCGCCCGTCTCTGCACCAGTCCCTGGCCATGGCGTGGCAGCAACAGGCAGAGTCTGCATCCATAAAACAATCTGCAGAGTGGATGATCAACGGAAAAGCAACCTCCCATGAAGCACTGTCGTTACAACATCGCCTGCACCGAATCGCAGCCCAGACAGGACGCCTGGAGAAGCTCGATGCAGCGATTACAGGAATTCAGGCCGCATCTGCTGTCGGCAGTCAGGTTCCCCGAAATTCAGAAATCAATGATCGTATTACACGCCTCAAATCCGAATTGAACTTGAAAGCGGACCAGGCGCTGTCTGGCCAGGCCTGGGTAACACATCAGTCTGTGCAGCAGGTACTAAAACCGGAGACGGTCCTGATTGACTTCATCCGCCTGCAGATCCCCGCAGAGCTCAGCGATGATCAGAGCAAAGAATCCCGCTATGTGGCCTGGATCACCTCGGCCGGGGAGGAACCGGTGCAAATCATCGACATCGGCCCAGCGGGTCCTATTGATGCCCAGATCAATGCCGCTTCACAAGAACTGCAAAGCAGCGTTACTTTAATCGTCTCTCAGGGGGAAGCGAAAGCGACAGAAGCCTGCAACGCCGCACTCCAGCAGATCAGCCAGAAGCTCTGGTCCCCTCTGCCGGACAGTGTGAAACAGTCCCGAAATATCATCATCAGCCCCGATGCCTCACTCTGGCTCGTCCCCTGGGCAGCACTTTCCGTCCAGGGAGAACCGTTAATCAAATCACATCAGCTCCGCCTGGTGGTCAGTGGACGGGATCTGCTTCCATCAGACGAAACTGCCTCCGCAAATGCACCGCTGATTGTTGCAGACCCGGATTTTGAAACGAAAGTTTCAGCCCCTGATCAGTCCCCTGCTCCCCCCGCGATTGAGACGCGAGGGTCCGCAATTTTCAAGAACTTCAGCCCCGTACCACGTCTGAAGTTCGCTGCTGCAGAAGCCGCCAGTATCACACCTGCCATCAATCAACTTTGTGGACGCCCGCCTGTCGTCCTGACCGGAAAGCAGGCGACCGAACAGGCAGTAAAAAAAGCTTCCTCACCCGAAATCATGGTGCTGACCACGCATGGCATCTTCCTGCCCAGTGACAACAATGCCACAACAAGTGAGTTCACATTCGACTCCGAGCCTCGCACTGAGTTGAATAACCCGCTGCTCAGGTCAGGCCTGTTGTTCGCAGGCTTTAATGAATCCACTTCAGGTTCAGACGGTGTGTTGACCGGGGCGGAAATTCTGGAAACAGATCTGGAACACACCGACCTGGTAGTGATGAGTGCCTGTGATACAGCCCTGGGTGAGATCAACAACGGAGAAGGCGTTGCAGGACTCCGGCAGTCATTTCAGCTAGCCGGCGTCAACAGTGTTGTGGCCAGCCTCTGGAAAATCGAAGATCGCCAGACCGCCTTTTTAATGAAGGACTTCTTTGAACATCTGGCTGCGGGAAAAACCAAATCAGAAGCATTACGGCAGGCGCAACTCAACCGCATTGAATCACGACAGGAACGCAACGGAGCCGCCCACCCCTTCTTCTGGGCAGCTTTTACTCTGACTGGTAGTGACTGA
- a CDS encoding tetratricopeptide repeat protein has translation MQATKTTRLILTGYLIGLLCVVLTRPALSAEGPMLIVGTPQAEIKVDRSQDAKVLRTVKQGNRFWAFATTENWYEVKDPKSQLHGWISRDQASPIQLTAEQMQKIKSAQETYTAAMKLYSSGDREQAVQLGLQALEQVKAVHGKYHPDTASVMSFPAVAYHELQDLEKATSYTEECLEIRRQVFGNAHPETAASLNNLGSLYVTLKRYSKAEPLLKESLNLARTQLGPKHQGTVSAMINLGSLYEAMEKYKQAETLYQQILSVMTQNYGKDHYRTSVVHDKMAKLYLQMQAYPQAEQHMQQCHTIRQKSLGETHPETVKALHERGRIYVMQEKYAAAEPIFLKCLELVSSETGENHLQTTILRDNLVMIFDHLDKYSEAEQLMLKNLEIRRDSLDEQHPDLVYSLNSLGNYYYARKEYSQALPYFKEALEITQKTRGAEHPATAVALGRLGNLYRMQGKKSEAEPLLSQSLKINQKALGADHRATIQAQQNLAALNATPGNEPPAD, from the coding sequence ATGCAAGCCACGAAAACAACCAGACTGATTCTTACAGGTTATTTGATCGGACTGCTGTGTGTTGTGCTGACTCGCCCTGCCCTGTCTGCGGAAGGGCCAATGCTGATCGTCGGCACGCCCCAGGCAGAAATCAAAGTCGATCGCAGTCAGGATGCGAAAGTTTTAAGAACAGTCAAACAGGGAAACCGGTTCTGGGCGTTTGCCACGACTGAAAACTGGTATGAGGTCAAGGATCCAAAATCCCAGCTGCACGGCTGGATCTCCCGCGACCAGGCCAGCCCCATTCAGTTAACCGCAGAGCAAATGCAGAAAATCAAGTCAGCACAAGAGACATACACCGCAGCCATGAAGCTGTATTCCAGCGGGGATCGCGAACAGGCAGTGCAACTCGGATTACAGGCTCTGGAACAGGTAAAAGCGGTCCACGGAAAATATCATCCCGATACCGCATCCGTCATGTCCTTTCCCGCAGTCGCCTACCACGAACTGCAGGACCTGGAAAAAGCCACTTCCTACACGGAAGAATGCCTGGAGATTCGTCGACAGGTCTTCGGGAATGCTCATCCTGAAACAGCGGCTTCACTCAATAACCTGGGATCGCTATACGTAACATTGAAACGCTATTCCAAGGCTGAGCCACTGCTCAAGGAAAGCCTCAACCTGGCCCGAACACAACTGGGGCCAAAGCACCAGGGAACCGTCTCCGCGATGATTAACCTGGGGTCCCTCTATGAAGCGATGGAAAAATACAAACAGGCAGAAACGCTTTATCAGCAGATCCTGTCTGTGATGACTCAGAATTATGGGAAAGATCATTATCGAACGTCAGTTGTGCATGACAAAATGGCGAAACTCTATCTGCAGATGCAGGCTTATCCCCAGGCAGAACAACATATGCAACAGTGTCACACTATTCGCCAAAAGTCCCTGGGAGAAACGCATCCCGAGACGGTCAAGGCCTTACATGAGCGCGGACGGATTTACGTGATGCAGGAAAAGTATGCGGCAGCAGAACCGATCTTCCTCAAGTGCCTGGAACTCGTCTCCAGCGAGACGGGAGAAAATCATCTGCAAACCACAATCCTGCGCGATAATCTGGTCATGATCTTTGATCATTTGGACAAGTATTCCGAGGCTGAGCAACTCATGCTGAAAAACCTGGAGATCCGTCGGGACTCTCTGGATGAACAGCATCCCGACCTGGTTTATTCGCTCAACAGCCTCGGGAACTATTACTATGCCAGGAAAGAATATTCCCAGGCACTGCCTTACTTTAAGGAAGCTCTGGAAATCACTCAAAAAACCAGGGGCGCAGAACATCCTGCTACTGCTGTCGCGCTCGGAAGACTGGGAAACCTGTATCGAATGCAGGGAAAGAAATCAGAGGCAGAACCACTGCTCTCTCAATCGCTGAAAATTAACCAGAAAGCACTGGGGGCCGATCATCGGGCAACCATTCAGGCGCAACAGAATCTCGCCGCGTTAAACGCAACGCCCGGAAACGAGCCACCAGCAGACTAA
- a CDS encoding CHAT domain-containing protein — MKLLSRLIFGLLIGTMLLQSASAEQLVVITKPTSLRVENRSIAALQPGQTVWAFKTEGKWTWVKHPEFNEKGWIPLADHQTPKQTDQQKQLLKEVIQLLKQIENIKSTTYSAERHQAQQKVWQNLQQVYGSNHPDTAAALSNYGIELDKKGEYLKSIRILKETLPILERWKGEDHLDTVRALEMLSAIQFRAAQYRDARTTLERVSKLRERNFPDDIEGKATVLANLGVMYERQGDITQARILIERSVQLRTKAFGPSHKETLSGKRQLAGVLYVLEDVSGARKLYEEIILTNRKAGRGESADNIEVQYELMLLLQQSGEWEQAIKLSKELMPLVQRKFSKDHPLYIKTSSAIALLTGDDQTSIQLTREALAASQRTQGLHHPQTLMLQYQLASQEYRNGNREVAARSLRELLNIYQQLGQTADRKNSDDRELAQVLGMLAVVEAHSGNWNEAADAFDRQRRISKRFTDKVLPGLSQKEQLRFLTGYDAHQYQQALGIMWSQRDNEYLMEKSLEAILNRKALVQETLSSHERLLRQFKGAARSVAENLFAIRRELASLALKSDLNEQQKQARLDALNRQEQTLIQQLGLADAELNRSEWVTLKQIRAQLPSDSVLVEFVRITPYTINEDGAQAEKHRYAAWIIPPTGKGRIQTIDLGSASEIEATLRTGLQSIQKGAAQTLQTGESQATAATQKLLQGLCQQTLKPLLPHLTNVQQVILSPDASLWLVPWAALPLEKDRFAVEQFEFRFVVSGRELLADRQSPSSGVTAPIIFANPDYNLFGLSQTEQPEPGLQLGPVNLLPGTAQEALRIAPPISKYTRPPRLLTEAQATEAAFKSIRSPEVLVLSTHGFFLPDEAAVSLEQKKALYHAARIYNAANKSYKAKEYQKALVPAQWAFEICNEIQGLNGIATFNSARLSGRILRALKRYEEARPYYEFQLDYRLLNDGSSTKTMYAFKNLASLCGSLKDYQAQTNAYEQAWRMGARVRGPNEKAVHTIRSLLISAAEKSDDYALACEAREAQIKYYKEKYGLENINTIAADLKMARLLESNQQFTEAEKRFRDNLALRIKVYGAESERTALAHSLLGQFLERRERYQEAATELQRAVEIREKISPENKKLMFGSYYRLYQVFDKLNDPKQRDHYQKQMDATGLKLKKADSSKKESASAKPSTPEKKDTTEQTEPIDPDLAALRTAALNQMSRMVQTYPTNQEGAVNPLLRCGLMLAGCNNRPEALRKQKDDGVLTGLEIISTDLRGTRLVVLSACETGVGEIRSGEGVAGLRQAFQLAGAESVVASLWSIPDQETALLMEEYFSNLAQGMKKSTALRQAQLKRIQARRDRNGAAHPFFWAAFTHTGKNESR, encoded by the coding sequence ATGAAATTGCTCTCGAGACTTATCTTCGGGCTATTAATTGGAACGATGCTGCTCCAGTCTGCCTCAGCCGAACAGCTGGTGGTGATTACAAAGCCCACCAGTCTCCGGGTAGAAAACCGGAGCATCGCTGCCCTGCAACCGGGACAGACAGTCTGGGCGTTCAAAACCGAGGGCAAATGGACCTGGGTCAAACATCCCGAGTTCAACGAAAAAGGCTGGATTCCCCTGGCCGATCATCAAACCCCGAAACAAACCGATCAGCAGAAACAACTCCTGAAAGAAGTAATTCAACTACTCAAGCAGATCGAGAACATCAAATCGACGACCTATTCCGCTGAAAGACATCAGGCCCAGCAGAAAGTCTGGCAGAACCTGCAGCAGGTCTACGGATCGAATCACCCCGACACCGCAGCAGCTTTGTCAAACTACGGGATTGAACTGGATAAAAAAGGCGAGTACCTCAAAAGCATCCGCATTCTGAAAGAGACATTACCCATACTGGAACGCTGGAAAGGCGAAGACCATCTGGATACGGTGCGCGCCCTGGAAATGCTCTCCGCGATTCAGTTCCGGGCCGCACAATACCGGGACGCACGAACGACTCTGGAACGGGTCAGCAAACTTCGCGAACGGAACTTCCCGGATGATATCGAAGGTAAGGCCACGGTACTGGCCAACCTGGGAGTCATGTATGAACGCCAGGGGGATATCACCCAGGCCCGCATTCTGATCGAACGATCGGTTCAACTGCGTACGAAAGCATTTGGTCCCTCACATAAAGAAACGCTCTCAGGAAAACGGCAACTGGCGGGGGTGTTGTATGTACTGGAAGATGTTTCCGGAGCCCGTAAACTGTATGAAGAAATCATCCTCACGAATCGCAAAGCGGGCCGTGGAGAAAGTGCCGACAACATCGAAGTTCAATATGAGTTGATGCTGCTGTTACAACAGAGCGGGGAATGGGAACAGGCCATCAAACTGAGCAAAGAACTCATGCCGCTGGTGCAGCGCAAGTTCAGCAAAGATCACCCGCTGTATATCAAAACCTCTTCCGCCATCGCCCTCCTGACCGGCGATGACCAGACTTCGATTCAACTCACCCGGGAAGCATTAGCCGCATCCCAACGCACCCAGGGCTTACATCACCCCCAGACGTTAATGCTTCAGTATCAGCTGGCCTCCCAGGAATACAGGAATGGCAACCGGGAAGTGGCGGCGCGCAGCTTGCGGGAACTTCTTAATATTTACCAGCAGCTGGGACAGACTGCAGACAGAAAGAATTCGGATGACCGCGAGCTGGCCCAGGTCCTGGGTATGCTGGCGGTGGTGGAAGCGCATTCCGGAAACTGGAATGAGGCTGCGGACGCGTTCGATCGTCAACGCCGCATTTCAAAACGCTTTACCGACAAAGTGCTGCCCGGCTTGAGCCAGAAGGAGCAGCTCCGTTTTCTCACCGGCTATGATGCCCACCAGTATCAACAGGCCCTGGGCATCATGTGGTCGCAGCGCGATAACGAGTACCTGATGGAAAAAAGCCTGGAAGCGATTCTCAACCGCAAAGCCCTGGTTCAGGAAACCCTCTCCAGCCACGAGCGTCTATTACGACAATTCAAAGGAGCCGCCCGCTCGGTTGCGGAAAACCTGTTTGCCATTCGACGCGAACTGGCATCCCTGGCATTAAAATCCGATCTCAACGAACAGCAGAAACAGGCTCGGCTGGATGCGCTGAATCGCCAGGAACAGACACTGATCCAGCAGCTGGGTCTTGCCGATGCGGAACTCAATCGAAGCGAATGGGTCACCCTGAAACAGATTCGGGCACAACTGCCCTCAGACTCCGTGCTGGTGGAATTTGTGCGCATCACTCCCTATACGATCAACGAAGATGGTGCTCAAGCTGAAAAACACCGCTACGCCGCCTGGATCATTCCCCCCACTGGAAAAGGTCGCATCCAAACTATTGACCTGGGCTCTGCCTCGGAGATCGAAGCCACTCTACGGACGGGACTGCAATCCATTCAGAAAGGGGCCGCTCAAACCCTGCAGACCGGCGAATCACAGGCGACCGCGGCGACTCAAAAACTGCTGCAGGGACTATGTCAGCAGACACTGAAACCTCTGCTCCCGCATTTAACCAACGTGCAGCAGGTCATTCTATCTCCAGACGCCTCGCTCTGGCTGGTTCCCTGGGCGGCACTCCCGCTAGAGAAAGATCGTTTCGCCGTCGAACAGTTTGAATTTCGCTTTGTTGTCTCCGGACGGGAACTGCTGGCAGATCGCCAAAGCCCTAGTTCAGGTGTGACGGCTCCCATCATCTTTGCCAATCCGGATTACAATCTGTTCGGACTCAGTCAGACCGAGCAGCCAGAGCCCGGCTTACAGCTGGGACCGGTCAATCTGCTGCCCGGCACGGCCCAGGAAGCCTTGAGAATTGCGCCCCCCATCAGCAAATACACGCGTCCCCCACGTCTGTTGACCGAAGCCCAGGCTACGGAGGCCGCTTTCAAATCGATCCGCAGCCCCGAAGTACTCGTCTTGAGCACGCATGGATTCTTCCTGCCCGATGAAGCTGCCGTCAGCCTGGAACAGAAAAAAGCACTCTACCATGCAGCCAGAATTTATAATGCTGCTAACAAATCCTACAAGGCCAAAGAGTATCAGAAAGCCCTGGTCCCCGCCCAATGGGCCTTTGAAATCTGTAACGAAATCCAGGGCTTAAATGGGATAGCCACTTTCAACTCAGCCCGACTTTCAGGCCGGATTCTGAGGGCCCTGAAACGTTATGAAGAAGCGCGCCCCTACTATGAATTTCAGCTGGATTACAGATTGTTGAATGACGGCTCAAGCACAAAAACCATGTACGCTTTCAAGAACCTGGCCAGCCTCTGCGGTTCCCTGAAAGATTACCAGGCGCAAACGAACGCTTATGAGCAGGCCTGGCGCATGGGAGCCCGGGTCCGGGGCCCCAATGAGAAAGCCGTGCATACCATCCGCTCTCTGTTAATCAGCGCTGCCGAAAAATCAGATGACTACGCCCTCGCCTGTGAAGCCCGGGAAGCTCAGATCAAATACTACAAAGAGAAATACGGACTGGAAAACATCAATACGATTGCTGCTGACCTGAAGATGGCCCGGCTACTGGAATCGAATCAACAGTTTACCGAAGCAGAGAAACGTTTTCGGGACAATCTGGCCCTGCGAATAAAAGTCTATGGGGCGGAATCCGAACGGACTGCCCTGGCCCATAGTCTGCTCGGTCAGTTTCTGGAACGCCGCGAACGCTATCAGGAAGCGGCCACCGAACTGCAACGTGCTGTTGAAATCAGGGAAAAAATCTCGCCGGAAAACAAAAAACTGATGTTCGGTTCCTATTATCGTCTCTACCAGGTATTCGATAAATTGAACGATCCCAAGCAGCGGGACCATTATCAGAAACAGATGGACGCCACCGGCCTGAAGCTCAAGAAGGCAGATAGCAGCAAAAAAGAATCTGCTTCGGCGAAGCCATCTACGCCAGAGAAAAAAGACACAACCGAACAGACAGAGCCCATCGATCCCGACCTGGCAGCCCTGCGGACAGCCGCCCTCAATCAGATGTCGCGGATGGTGCAGACCTATCCGACGAATCAAGAGGGAGCAGTCAACCCTCTGCTCCGTTGCGGCCTGATGCTGGCCGGGTGCAACAACCGGCCGGAAGCCCTCAGAAAACAGAAAGATGACGGCGTATTGACCGGTCTGGAAATCATCAGTACCGACCTGCGTGGAACGCGTCTGGTCGTACTCAGTGCCTGCGAAACCGGCGTTGGAGAAATCCGTTCGGGGGAAGGTGTTGCAGGACTCCGACAGGCCTTCCAACTGGCCGGTGCAGAATCCGTCGTCGCATCACTCTGGAGTATCCCCGATCAGGAAACAGCCCTGTTGATGGAAGAATACTTTTCCAATCTCGCCCAGGGAATGAAAAAATCGACCGCACTCCGGCAGGCGCAACTCAAACGCATCCAGGCCCGCCGCGATCGGAATGGAGCCGCTCATCCATTCTTCTGGGCCGCGTTTACACATACAGGTAAAAACGAAAGTCGTTGA